A single Microbaculum marinisediminis DNA region contains:
- a CDS encoding PAS-domain containing protein, translated as MEQRQAIDTPFAREAIDSESQLKVVLEHITGALIYTDRHMNIVCCNNNLIEMYGAPLDLLQPGEPYAAFLKWLAVRGYYGEGDVDALIADRLDGLRNPSGKSFEDHTPDGRIYRVWRRDAVDGGTVTVMTDVTDQKQAERAVLEGRRQAEQTNRKLATLSSKLSKYLSPQIYQSVFGRDQNVEMPSKRKKLTVFFSDIAAFTEATDDMEPEELTDVLNHYLSEMSGIAFRYGATIDKYIGDAMLLFFGDPETRGVKEDAETCVKMAISMQCRMRELEQEWRDRGLQRPFHVRMGISTGFCTVGNFGSHDRFDYTIIGREVNLAARLQSAAEPGSIFLSYETNALVKDVVLTEPQPPITLKGFARPINCYRIVDTYDELAKDDRVILREREGLRVLVDLTKQDRREAISILEEVLSRLKERLH; from the coding sequence ATGGAACAGAGACAAGCCATCGACACACCTTTCGCGAGAGAGGCAATCGATTCAGAATCCCAATTAAAGGTCGTCCTAGAACATATTACCGGCGCACTAATCTATACAGACAGGCATATGAATATTGTATGCTGCAACAACAATTTAATAGAAATGTACGGCGCGCCCCTGGACCTGCTTCAACCAGGAGAACCGTATGCCGCCTTCCTGAAGTGGCTGGCCGTCAGGGGATACTATGGCGAAGGCGACGTCGATGCGCTCATCGCGGATCGGCTGGACGGACTGCGGAACCCCTCCGGCAAGAGTTTCGAAGACCATACCCCCGATGGCCGGATCTACAGAGTGTGGCGTCGCGACGCTGTAGATGGAGGCACGGTTACGGTAATGACCGACGTGACGGATCAAAAGCAGGCGGAGCGCGCCGTTCTCGAAGGCAGGCGGCAAGCGGAACAAACCAACCGGAAGTTGGCAACGCTGTCGTCCAAACTGTCGAAATATCTGTCGCCACAGATCTATCAATCGGTTTTCGGGAGGGATCAGAATGTGGAGATGCCCTCGAAGCGCAAGAAGCTTACGGTCTTCTTTTCGGACATAGCCGCCTTTACCGAAGCCACCGACGACATGGAACCCGAGGAACTGACGGACGTTCTGAATCACTATTTGTCCGAGATGTCGGGAATCGCTTTTCGGTACGGAGCCACCATCGACAAATACATCGGCGACGCGATGCTGCTGTTTTTCGGCGACCCGGAAACCAGGGGGGTCAAAGAGGATGCCGAAACGTGCGTCAAGATGGCGATATCGATGCAATGCCGAATGCGCGAACTCGAGCAGGAATGGCGAGACCGGGGACTGCAGCGGCCATTTCATGTCCGAATGGGGATCTCCACCGGATTTTGTACCGTGGGAAATTTCGGTAGCCACGACCGCTTCGACTACACCATTATCGGCCGCGAGGTAAATCTCGCGGCTCGGCTTCAGTCGGCTGCGGAACCCGGAAGCATTTTCCTGTCGTACGAGACGAATGCGTTGGTAAAGGACGTGGTTCTCACCGAACCTCAGCCGCCGATCACGCTGAAAGGATTTGCGCGACCGATCAACTGTTACAGGATCGTCGACACCTATGATGAACTGGCCAAGGACGACAGGGTCATCCTTCGGGAACGCGAGGGCCTGCGCGTGCTCGTTGATCTGACGAAGCAGGACCGGCGCGAAGCGATCTCGATCCTGGAAGAGGTGCTCTCACGATTGAAAGAGCGTTTGCACTAA